Proteins encoded in a region of the Larimichthys crocea isolate SSNF chromosome XVI, L_crocea_2.0, whole genome shotgun sequence genome:
- the dhx32a gene encoding DEAD/H (Asp-Glu-Ala-Asp/His) box polypeptide 32a — MSEVNNSEEPDKDPESEECPAEDSFGFGDDLELNQFDGLPFSSRYYKLLKERKTLPVWKARCEFEDALVNNQLLIVSGTAKTGRSTQVPQWCAEFCLSAQYRHGMVVCTQTNRQQAVDLALRVADEMDVNIGHEVGYTIPLETCCSSETVLRYCTDDMLLREMMSDPFLEHYGVIIIDQAHERTVSTDILLGLLKDILLQRPDLRVVVLAIPPMTAKLLSHYGHIPLISLEPSSPARVVHSNSGNKDYFYSALRLVLEIHRTKEDGDVVVFFASAQEVHCAQSILQREGTRLGAELGQMVPLVLCPGHGGPPPVPTVQPDSKRSRRVFLSTQKDEDMWWATESISFVIDTGVQKKMVYNPRIRANSEVLRPISQCQADLRKQLSGPASKCFCLYPEDNQLPAENSPQIMESNITPTVLFLKRMEIAGLGQCDFIDRPDPEGLMQALEELDYLAALDDDGNLSEIGIIMSEIPLDPQMAKALLASCEFDCVCEMLTIAAMLTAPSCFLEPPAGTTHEAVQCHRKFQHPEGDHFTLINIYNAFKRSQREQYFSAEKWCQDYFLDYSALKTAEAIRSELNDTLNRIELPISEPSFGTKTNTHNIKRALLAGFFMQIARDVDGAGNYFILTHKHVANVHPLSGYGAQSHKLGLPEWVVFHDYTLSENNCIRTISEISPQVFIQIAPLYFFYNLPPSESKDILQDMLDPDGKREDEKQKAATIGNDADSGCAVVQQTQDRCVIQ, encoded by the exons ATGTCGGAGGTAAATAATTCAGAAGAGCCTGACAAAGACCCTGAAAGTGAGGAATGTCCTGCAGAAGATTCATTCGGCTTTGGAGATGATCTGGAGTTAAATCAGTTCGATGGGTTGCCCTTTTCCTCACGTTACTACAAATTACTAAAAGAGAGGAAGACTCTACCTGTTTGGAAAGCCAGGTGCGAGTTTGAAGATGCTCTGGTAAACAACCAGCTGCTTATTGTGTCCGGCACAGCAAAGACTGGGAGGAGTACACAG GTCCCTCAGTGGTGCGCGgagttctgtctgtctgcccagTACCGGCACGGCATGgttgtgtgcacacagacaaacagacagcaggctgTAGATCTGGCCTTACGCGTGGCTGACGAGATGGACGTCAACATAGGCCATGAAGTGGGCTACACCATCCCTCTGGAGACCTGCTGCTCCTCTGAAACCGTTCTGAG GTACTGCACTGATGATATGCTGCTGAGGGAGATGATGTCAGACCCTTTTCTGGAGCACTACGGGGTCATTATCATTGACCAGGCCCATGAGAGGACAGTTAGCACAGACATATTGCTGGGCCTCCTCAAGGACATCCTGCTACAGAGGCCTGACCTCAGAGTGGTGGTCCTCGCCATTCCACCCATGACTGCCAAGCTGCTGAGCCACTACGGCCATATCCCACTCATCAGCCTGGAGCCCTCTTCTCCTGCCAGGGTGGTCCACAGCAACAGCGGCAACAAAGACTACTTCTACTCCGCACTGAGACTGGTGCTGGAGATCCATCGAACCAAAGAGGACGGcgatgttgttgtgttttttgcctCAGCTCAG GAGGTTCATTGTGCCCAGAGCATCCTACAGAGAGAAGGCACCAGGCTTGGAGCAGAGCTTGGCCAGATGGTGCCTCTGGTTCTGTGCCCAGGCCATGGAGGGCCACCTCCTGTCCCAACTGTGCAACCCGATTCCAAGAGGTCCAGGAGGGTTTTCCTCTCTACCCAAAAGGATGAGGATATGTGGTGGGCTACAGAGTCTATCAGCTTTGTCATTGATACAGGAGTCCAGAAAAAGATG GTATACAATCCAAGGATAAGAGCTAACTCTGAGGTACTTCGACCGATCAGTCAATGTCAGGCAGACCTACGTAAGCAGCTGTCTGGACCAGCAA GTAAATGTTTCTGCCTGTATCCAGAGGACAACCAGCTTCCTGCAGAAAACTCCCCACAGATCATGGAGTCCAACATTACACCAACAGTTCTATTCTTAAAAAGGATGGAAATAGCCGGCCTTGGACAGTGTGATTTCATCGACAGACCAG ATCCTGAGGGTCTCATGCAGGCGTTGGAGGAGCTGGATTACCTCGCAGCTTTAGATGACGATGGCAACTTGTCTGAGATTGGCATCATAATGTCTGAAATCCCTCTGGACCCTCAGATGGCCAAAGCGCTCTTAGCATCCTGCgagtttgactgtgtgtgtgagatgctgACGATAGCAGCAATGCTGACAG CGCCAAGCTGCTTTCTAGAGCCACCTGCTGGCACAACCCACGAGGCAGTTCAGTGTCACAGAAAGTTCCAGCACCCTGAAGGCGATCACTTCACTCTCATAAACATCTACAATGCCTTCAAGCGAAGCCAGAGAGAACAGT ACTTCAGTGCTGAAAAGTGGTGCCAGGACTATTTCCTAGATTACTCCGCCCTGAAGACAGCTGAGGCCATCCGATCAGAGTTGAACGACACTTTGAACAGGATCGAGCTCCCCATCTCTGAGCCCTCGTTCGGAACCAAAACCAACACCCACAACATCAAAAGAGCCCTGCTGGCTGGGTTCTTCATGCAG ATTGCGCGAGATGTGGATGGCGCAGGGAACTACTTCATCCTGACACACAAGCACGTGGCCAACGTGCACCCGCTCTCTGGCTACGGGGCTCAGTCGCACAAGCTGGGGCTGCCAGAGTGGGTCGTTTTCCATGACTACACCCTGTCAGAGAACAACTGCATTAGAACAATCTCTGAAATTTCCCCTCAAGT attCATTCAAATAGCACCGCTGTATTTCTTCTACAACCTGCCCCCTAGCGAAAGCAAAGACATACTGCAAGACATGTTGGACCCGGATGGAAAACGTGAAGACGAGAAACAAAAAGCTGCTACAATTGGCAACGACGCTGACAGCGGCTGTGCAGTGGTGCAACAGACGCAAGACAGATGTGTGATTCAGTGA
- the bccip gene encoding protein BCCIP homolog, with protein MASSAKRRAVGLGENPDESDNSSDENLEDDDDESGEEDSEASEEEINEEVVVDFEAHTISGNDYNGIKKLLQQVFLKAHVNTSEMTDIIIQQNHVGSVIRQAEVPEDSDDDDPDEVFGFITMLNLTERKGVQCVEEVKELIVDQCEKNSANHSVTEQLEQILSDTSKPVGLLLSERFINVPPQIALPLHRQLQEEIAEAQRTNKPSGRCHYCLMISKTCKEASKNIPARGGAPKEEYLFVNAEEEFFYEQAIIKFHYSVQEEADSCLSGRWSFDDVPMKPFRTVMLIPADRMPVVMDKLKEYLTV; from the exons ATGGCTTCTTCAGCCAAGAGGAGAGCGGTAGGTTTGGGTGAAAATCCCGATGAAAGTGACAACAGCTCGGATGAAAATCTGGAGGACGACGATGATGAGTCCGGGGAGGAGGACAGCGAGGCATCGGAGGAGGAGATAAACGAG GAGGTCGTTGTGGACTTTGAAGCCCACACCATTTCAGGCAACGACTACAACGGCATCAAGAAACTCTTACAACAG GTCTTCCTGAAGGCTCATGTTAACACATCAGAGATGACCGACATCATCATTCAACAGAATCATGTTGGGAGTGTCATCAGA CAAGCCGAGGTGCCAGAAGACAGTGACGATGACGATCCAGATGAAGTGTTCGGCTTCATCACTATGCTCAACCTCACAGAGAGAAAG GGTGTGCAATGTgtagaggaggtgaaggagctgATCGTGGATCAGTGTGAGAAGAACTCAGCGAACCACAGCGTGACGGAGCAGCTAGAGCAGATCCTCAGTGACACCAGCAAGCCTGTGGGGCTGCTGCTGAGTGAGCGCTTCATCAACGTGCCACCACAGATTGCTCTGCCGCTGCACAGACAGCTCCA AGAAGAGATAGCTGAAGCTCAGAGGACAAATAAGCCAAGTGGGAGATGTCACTATTGTCTGATGATCAGCAAGACCTGCAAAGAGGCGAGCAAGAATATTCCAGCCAGAGGAGGAGCTCCCAAAGAGGAATACTTGTTTGTCAATGCAGAGGAGGAATTCTTCTATGAG CAAGCCATCATCAAGTTCCACTACTCTGTCCAGGAAGAGGCAGACTCCTGTTTGAGCGGCAGGTGGTCGTTCGACGACGTACCCATGAAACCTTTCAGGACAGTGATGCTGATACCAGCGGACAGAATGCCTGTCGTTATGGACAAACTCAAAGAATACCTGACTGTGTGA
- the uros gene encoding uroporphyrinogen-III synthase isoform X1, translating into MHVLLLKEPRDGESGPDPYIKELASYGHKATLIPVLTFKFVSLNTLSDTLFRPEKYGGLVFTSPRAVDAVKMCLEDEKIRKEWDNIVKDKWNTKSVYVVGKTTAALVKNLGLNPLGEDTGTAEVLSRVIIEREDTNIPPLFFPCGSIKREVLPTALRDNGVPLETLTVYQTVEHPDLEKNLKNYFTEQGTPASIAFFSPSGVKFCLEVVQRLSGEELCQIKFGAIGPTTEATMTAEGLHVSCVAEKPTAEHLAAAIAKALQ; encoded by the exons ATGCATGTACTACTTCTCAAAGAGCCAAGAGATGGAGAGTCTGGACCTGATCCTTACATTAAG GAGCTGGCATCATATGGACATAAAGCAACACTAATTCCTGTGCTGACTTTTAAGTTTGTCTCATTGAACACCTTGTCAGATACG CTTTTCCGGCCAGAAAAATATGGGGGTCTTGTGTTTACCAGTCCACGAGCAGTGGACGCTGTGAAGATGTGCTTAGAGGATGAAAAAATAAGGAAAG AGTGGGACAACATTGTGAAAGACAAGTGGAACACCAAGTCCGTCTATGTGGTTGGGAAGACAACTGCTGCACTAG tAAAAAATCTGGGACTGAACCCTTTAGGCGAGGACACAGGGACAGCAGAGGTCCTGTCACGTGTTATCATTGAGC GAGAGGACACAAATATTCCACCACTTTTCTTCCCCTGTGGCTCAATCAAAAGAGAAGTCTTGCCTACGGCTTTAAGGGACAATG GAGTGCCCCTAGAGACTCTGACTGTCTATCAAACAGTTGAACATCCAGATCTGGAAAAAAATCTTAAGAACTATTTCACAGAGCAG GGCACTCCAGCCAGCATCGCTTTCTTCAGTCCATCAGGAGTGAAGTTTTGCCTGGAAGTGGTACAGAGGCTGTCGGGTGAGGAGCTGTGTCAGATAAAG TTTGGAGCCATAGGGCCTACTACAGAAGCCACCATGACAGCAGAAGGTCTGCATGTCAGCTGTGTTGCAGAAAAGCCAACGGCTGAACACCTGGCTGCAGCGATAGCCAAAGCTCTACAGTGA
- the uros gene encoding uroporphyrinogen-III synthase isoform X2, producing the protein MHVLLLKEPRDGESGPDPYIKELASYGHKATLIPVLTFKFVSLNTLSDTLFRPEKYGGLVFTSPRAVDAVKMCLEDEKIRKVKNLGLNPLGEDTGTAEVLSRVIIEREDTNIPPLFFPCGSIKREVLPTALRDNGVPLETLTVYQTVEHPDLEKNLKNYFTEQGTPASIAFFSPSGVKFCLEVVQRLSGEELCQIKFGAIGPTTEATMTAEGLHVSCVAEKPTAEHLAAAIAKALQ; encoded by the exons ATGCATGTACTACTTCTCAAAGAGCCAAGAGATGGAGAGTCTGGACCTGATCCTTACATTAAG GAGCTGGCATCATATGGACATAAAGCAACACTAATTCCTGTGCTGACTTTTAAGTTTGTCTCATTGAACACCTTGTCAGATACG CTTTTCCGGCCAGAAAAATATGGGGGTCTTGTGTTTACCAGTCCACGAGCAGTGGACGCTGTGAAGATGTGCTTAGAGGATGAAAAAATAAGGAAAG tAAAAAATCTGGGACTGAACCCTTTAGGCGAGGACACAGGGACAGCAGAGGTCCTGTCACGTGTTATCATTGAGC GAGAGGACACAAATATTCCACCACTTTTCTTCCCCTGTGGCTCAATCAAAAGAGAAGTCTTGCCTACGGCTTTAAGGGACAATG GAGTGCCCCTAGAGACTCTGACTGTCTATCAAACAGTTGAACATCCAGATCTGGAAAAAAATCTTAAGAACTATTTCACAGAGCAG GGCACTCCAGCCAGCATCGCTTTCTTCAGTCCATCAGGAGTGAAGTTTTGCCTGGAAGTGGTACAGAGGCTGTCGGGTGAGGAGCTGTGTCAGATAAAG TTTGGAGCCATAGGGCCTACTACAGAAGCCACCATGACAGCAGAAGGTCTGCATGTCAGCTGTGTTGCAGAAAAGCCAACGGCTGAACACCTGGCTGCAGCGATAGCCAAAGCTCTACAGTGA
- the mmp21 gene encoding matrix metallopeptidase-21 isoform X2: MFDEATKVAMNKPRCGVPDKEIDLNTPVAPVNSSASDIENSVSDIFNETDSNNTANNTLGTANSFEGDMFNSNHTESVLAGISNDTSRNYTEDFDSFDHILSNTSLNSSQNTNIDSQAVNFSVNSHQSEAVRRRKRHLATLVSKNRHKKDLSETGYMAFSKRVLKWRLIGEGYSSQLSIEDQRYIFRLAFRMWSEVSPLEFVEDTRSPLEDIDIRLGFGTGRHLGCNQRFDGTGQEFAHAWFLGDIHFDDDEHFTGPNAGSGISLHKVAVHEIGHVLGLPHIYRPGSIMQPSYLPQESGFEMDWMDRKAIQHLYGGCKGRFNTVFDWIRKEKTPYGEVVIRFNTYFMRDGWYWLYENRNNRTRYGDPVALQIGWRGIPMDGVDAYVHVWSRKKDAVYFFKGTQFWRYDSENDRVFRKDPEGQRYPRLISEGFPGVFGPIDTAFYDRRDSHIYFFKNTLWRAETIQMATLTLPTSPTPTMPSFYSRARASGRWWAAANAGAGHFCREMACCHTRMWISTGSTSATSIPLHSN; this comes from the exons ATGTTTGATGAGGCCACCAAGGTGGCAATGAACAAACCGAGGTGTGGAGTCCCAGACAAGGAGATTGATCTGAACACCCCTGTAGCACCGGTGAACAGTAGTGCCTCAGATATTGAAAACAGTGtcagtgacatttttaatgagaCTGACAGTAACAACACAGCAAATAATACTTTAGGAACTGCTAACTCCTTTGAAGGTGACATGTTCAATTCTAATCACACAGAAAGCGTTCTCGCAGGCATTTCCAATGACACCAGCAGAAATTACACAGAAGACTTCGACTCATTTGATCACATTTTAAGTAACACTTCCCTAAACAGCTCACAAAATACCAACATAGACAGTCAAGCGGTAAATTTTAGTGTGAACAGCCATCAGAGTGAAGCAGTGCGACGTAGGAAGCGTCACCTGGCCACTCTAGTATCCAAAAACAGGCACAAGAAAGATTTGAGTGAAACGGGCTACATGGCTTTTTCTAAGAGGGTGTTGAAATGGAGGCTGATAGGAGAAGGTTACAGCAGTCAGTTATCTATTGAAGACCAGAGGTACATCTTCAGACTGGCCTTCAGGATGTGGAGTGAGGTGTCTCCGCTGGAGTTTGTGGAGGATACACGTTCCCCACTGGAGGATATCGATATCAGACTGGGCTTTGGCACAG GAAGGCATCTTGGTTGCAATCAGAGGTTTGATGGCACTGGTCAAGAATTTGCCCACGCCTGGTTCCTGGGTGATATACACTTTGATGACGACGAACATTTCACTGGTCCCAATGCTGGCAGTGGGATCAGCCTTCACAAA GTGGCAGTTCATGAGATCGGCCATGTTTTGGGTCTCCCCCACATCTACAGACCTGGATCTATAATGCAGCCCAGTTATCTGCCCCAGGAGTCAGGATTTGAGATGGACTGGATGGACAGGAAAGCAATACAGCACCTCTATG GGGGCTGTAAAGGCCGATTCAACACAGTGTTTGATTGGATCAGGAAGGAGAAGACGCCCTATGGGGAGGTGGTCATCCGCTTTAACACTTATTTCATGAGAGATGGATGGTACTGGCTGTATGAGAACAGAAATAACCGGACACGTTATGGAGATCCAGTTGCTCTGCAGATTGGCTGGCGTGGAATTCCCATGGACGGAGTGGATgcttatgtgcatgtgtggtcCAGGAAAAAagatgctgtttatttttttaaag GTACTCAGTTCTGGAGGTACGACAGTGAGAATGACCGAGTGTTCAGAAAGGATCCTGAAGGTCAACGCTATCCGAGGTTAATCTCTGAGGGTTTCCCAGGTGTGTTCGGCCCCATTGACACAGCCTTTTACGACAGGAGGGACTCCCACATCTACTTCTTCAAAAACACTCTT TGGAGAGCGGAGACCATCCAGATGGCAACATTGACGCTGCCTACTTCTCCTACACCCACAATGCCATCTTTCTACTCAAGGGCACGCGCTTCTGGCAGGTGGTGGGCAGCCGCAAACGCTGGCGCCGGCCATTTCTGCCGCGAAATGGCCTGCTGCCACACAAGGATGTGGATCAGCACTGGTTCGACATCTGCAACGTCCATCCCACTGCACTCAAACTAA
- the mmp21 gene encoding matrix metallopeptidase-21 isoform X1, with amino-acid sequence MFDEATKVAMNKPRCGVPDKEIDLNTPVAPVNSSASDIENSVSDIFNETDSNNTANNTLGTANSFEGDMFNSNHTESVLAGISNDTSRNYTEDFDSFDHILSNTSLNSSQNTNIDSQAVNFSVNSHQSEAVRRRKRHLATLVSKNRHKKDLSETGYMAFSKRVLKWRLIGEGYSSQLSIEDQRYIFRLAFRMWSEVSPLEFVEDTRSPLEDIDIRLGFGTGRHLGCNQRFDGTGQEFAHAWFLGDIHFDDDEHFTGPNAGSGISLHKVAVHEIGHVLGLPHIYRPGSIMQPSYLPQESGFEMDWMDRKAIQHLYGGCKGRFNTVFDWIRKEKTPYGEVVIRFNTYFMRDGWYWLYENRNNRTRYGDPVALQIGWRGIPMDGVDAYVHVWSRKKDAVYFFKGTQFWRYDSENDRVFRKDPEGQRYPRLISEGFPGVFGPIDTAFYDRRDSHIYFFKNTLVYAFNVEANSLARGFPKNIRDVFPAVESGDHPDGNIDAAYFSYTHNAIFLLKGTRFWQVVGSRKRWRRPFLPRNGLLPHKDVDQHWFDICNVHPTALKLTR; translated from the exons ATGTTTGATGAGGCCACCAAGGTGGCAATGAACAAACCGAGGTGTGGAGTCCCAGACAAGGAGATTGATCTGAACACCCCTGTAGCACCGGTGAACAGTAGTGCCTCAGATATTGAAAACAGTGtcagtgacatttttaatgagaCTGACAGTAACAACACAGCAAATAATACTTTAGGAACTGCTAACTCCTTTGAAGGTGACATGTTCAATTCTAATCACACAGAAAGCGTTCTCGCAGGCATTTCCAATGACACCAGCAGAAATTACACAGAAGACTTCGACTCATTTGATCACATTTTAAGTAACACTTCCCTAAACAGCTCACAAAATACCAACATAGACAGTCAAGCGGTAAATTTTAGTGTGAACAGCCATCAGAGTGAAGCAGTGCGACGTAGGAAGCGTCACCTGGCCACTCTAGTATCCAAAAACAGGCACAAGAAAGATTTGAGTGAAACGGGCTACATGGCTTTTTCTAAGAGGGTGTTGAAATGGAGGCTGATAGGAGAAGGTTACAGCAGTCAGTTATCTATTGAAGACCAGAGGTACATCTTCAGACTGGCCTTCAGGATGTGGAGTGAGGTGTCTCCGCTGGAGTTTGTGGAGGATACACGTTCCCCACTGGAGGATATCGATATCAGACTGGGCTTTGGCACAG GAAGGCATCTTGGTTGCAATCAGAGGTTTGATGGCACTGGTCAAGAATTTGCCCACGCCTGGTTCCTGGGTGATATACACTTTGATGACGACGAACATTTCACTGGTCCCAATGCTGGCAGTGGGATCAGCCTTCACAAA GTGGCAGTTCATGAGATCGGCCATGTTTTGGGTCTCCCCCACATCTACAGACCTGGATCTATAATGCAGCCCAGTTATCTGCCCCAGGAGTCAGGATTTGAGATGGACTGGATGGACAGGAAAGCAATACAGCACCTCTATG GGGGCTGTAAAGGCCGATTCAACACAGTGTTTGATTGGATCAGGAAGGAGAAGACGCCCTATGGGGAGGTGGTCATCCGCTTTAACACTTATTTCATGAGAGATGGATGGTACTGGCTGTATGAGAACAGAAATAACCGGACACGTTATGGAGATCCAGTTGCTCTGCAGATTGGCTGGCGTGGAATTCCCATGGACGGAGTGGATgcttatgtgcatgtgtggtcCAGGAAAAAagatgctgtttatttttttaaag GTACTCAGTTCTGGAGGTACGACAGTGAGAATGACCGAGTGTTCAGAAAGGATCCTGAAGGTCAACGCTATCCGAGGTTAATCTCTGAGGGTTTCCCAGGTGTGTTCGGCCCCATTGACACAGCCTTTTACGACAGGAGGGACTCCCACATCTACTTCTTCAAAAACACTCTT GTGTATGCATTCAATGTGGAAGCCAACAGCTTGGCAAGAGGCTTCCCCAAAAACATCAGAGATGTTTTCCCTGCAGTGGAGAGCGGAGACCATCCAGATGGCAACATTGACGCTGCCTACTTCTCCTACACCCACAATGCCATCTTTCTACTCAAGGGCACGCGCTTCTGGCAGGTGGTGGGCAGCCGCAAACGCTGGCGCCGGCCATTTCTGCCGCGAAATGGCCTGCTGCCACACAAGGATGTGGATCAGCACTGGTTCGACATCTGCAACGTCCATCCCACTGCACTCAAACTAACCCGCTGA
- the mmp21 gene encoding matrix metallopeptidase-21 isoform X3 yields MWSEVSPLEFVEDTRSPLEDIDIRLGFGTGRHLGCNQRFDGTGQEFAHAWFLGDIHFDDDEHFTGPNAGSGISLHKVAVHEIGHVLGLPHIYRPGSIMQPSYLPQESGFEMDWMDRKAIQHLYGGCKGRFNTVFDWIRKEKTPYGEVVIRFNTYFMRDGWYWLYENRNNRTRYGDPVALQIGWRGIPMDGVDAYVHVWSRKKDAVYFFKGTQFWRYDSENDRVFRKDPEGQRYPRLISEGFPGVFGPIDTAFYDRRDSHIYFFKNTLVYAFNVEANSLARGFPKNIRDVFPAVESGDHPDGNIDAAYFSYTHNAIFLLKGTRFWQVVGSRKRWRRPFLPRNGLLPHKDVDQHWFDICNVHPTALKLTR; encoded by the exons ATGTGGAGTGAGGTGTCTCCGCTGGAGTTTGTGGAGGATACACGTTCCCCACTGGAGGATATCGATATCAGACTGGGCTTTGGCACAG GAAGGCATCTTGGTTGCAATCAGAGGTTTGATGGCACTGGTCAAGAATTTGCCCACGCCTGGTTCCTGGGTGATATACACTTTGATGACGACGAACATTTCACTGGTCCCAATGCTGGCAGTGGGATCAGCCTTCACAAA GTGGCAGTTCATGAGATCGGCCATGTTTTGGGTCTCCCCCACATCTACAGACCTGGATCTATAATGCAGCCCAGTTATCTGCCCCAGGAGTCAGGATTTGAGATGGACTGGATGGACAGGAAAGCAATACAGCACCTCTATG GGGGCTGTAAAGGCCGATTCAACACAGTGTTTGATTGGATCAGGAAGGAGAAGACGCCCTATGGGGAGGTGGTCATCCGCTTTAACACTTATTTCATGAGAGATGGATGGTACTGGCTGTATGAGAACAGAAATAACCGGACACGTTATGGAGATCCAGTTGCTCTGCAGATTGGCTGGCGTGGAATTCCCATGGACGGAGTGGATgcttatgtgcatgtgtggtcCAGGAAAAAagatgctgtttatttttttaaag GTACTCAGTTCTGGAGGTACGACAGTGAGAATGACCGAGTGTTCAGAAAGGATCCTGAAGGTCAACGCTATCCGAGGTTAATCTCTGAGGGTTTCCCAGGTGTGTTCGGCCCCATTGACACAGCCTTTTACGACAGGAGGGACTCCCACATCTACTTCTTCAAAAACACTCTT GTGTATGCATTCAATGTGGAAGCCAACAGCTTGGCAAGAGGCTTCCCCAAAAACATCAGAGATGTTTTCCCTGCAGTGGAGAGCGGAGACCATCCAGATGGCAACATTGACGCTGCCTACTTCTCCTACACCCACAATGCCATCTTTCTACTCAAGGGCACGCGCTTCTGGCAGGTGGTGGGCAGCCGCAAACGCTGGCGCCGGCCATTTCTGCCGCGAAATGGCCTGCTGCCACACAAGGATGTGGATCAGCACTGGTTCGACATCTGCAACGTCCATCCCACTGCACTCAAACTAACCCGCTGA